In a single window of the Elaeis guineensis isolate ETL-2024a chromosome 4, EG11, whole genome shotgun sequence genome:
- the LOC105043554 gene encoding cucumisin, whose product MATKPFFLLYTLLFVSCLICCHCHEERKVHIVYMGEKPKGGFAVKSMHHSILEDVLGSAAGAKESLVYSYGRSFNGFAARLTDKEAAKIQEMDGVVSVLPNTILKLHTTKSWDFMGVTIGGTLRLPTEANVIVGLLDTGIWPESASFSDQGMGPPPAKWKGICHGANFTCNNKIIGARYYNSEGFYDPTDFKSPRDSEGHGTHTSSTAAGALVPNASYFGLANGIARGGVPKARIAMYKVCWAFGCGTADILAAFDDAIADGVDVISVSLGGPPFPFFDDVIAIGSFHAMKKGIVTANSAGNSGPYPGTVSNVAPWTITVAASTINRKFIAKVALGNGQIFIGNSINPFPLMGTYPLIYGGSAPNISAGESGDISRYCYPGVLNSYKTEGKIVLCDAIWDGSGVLMANGVGVIMSDSEYSDFAFSYPLPATLISVEDGKQILEYIQSTSDPFATILMGETIEDVMAPTVVSFSSRGPNYVVPDILKPDLTAPGVDILASWSPVAPPSIYYDDPLRVNYNVISGTSMSCPHVSGAAAYIKSVHPNWSPAAIKSALMTTAMVMDPRKNTDAEFAYGAGHIDPIKALNPGLIFDASEKDYVDFLCKQGYNTTTLRLVTGDKSTCPKPTTIGKAWNLNYPSFALSVIDGQRIWGVFPRTVTNVGTPSSTYYASWSSSYPLTVTITPSVLSFSSRGETKSFTVTVSGGAISQQFISGYIVWKDETHTVRMPLVVFTMLPPTNDELMAAHVRRSFDGLSRYRKNGKLGAH is encoded by the exons ATGGCCACGAagccattttttcttctttatacgCTTTTATTTGTATCCTGTCTGATATGTTGTCATTGCCATGAGGAAAGAaag GTCCACATTGTGTACATGGGGGAGAAGCCCAAGGGTGGGTTTGCTGTCAAGTCAATGCATCACTCCATCCTAGAAGATGTCCTTGGAAG TGCTGCTGGTGCCAAAGAGTCTCTTGTGTATAGTTATGGGAGAAGCTTCAATGGATTTGCTGCCAGGTTGACCGACAAAGAAGCTGCAAAGATTCAGG AGATGGATGGAGTGGTCTCTGTTCTTCCAAATACCATACTCAAGCTTCACACCACAAAGTCATGGGATTTCATGGGTGTTACCATTGGCGGAACTCTGCGCCTTCCTACGGAAGCAAATGTCATCGTTGGACTGCTAGACACAG GAATTTGGCCGGAGTCCGCTAGCTTCAGTGATCAGGGCATGGGTCCCCCGCCTGCCAAATGGAAAGGGATCTGTCATGGCGCAAACTTCACTTGCAACAA CAAGATCATTGGAGCAAGGTACTACAATAGTGAAGGTTTCTATGACCCCACAGACTTCAAATCTCCAAGAGACTCCGAAGGACATGGCACACACACTTCCTCCACTGCTGCAGGAGCACTGGTGCCCAACGCTAGCTACTTTGGTCTGGCAAATGGCATTGCAAGAGGTGGAGTACCAAAAGCGAGGATTGCAATGTACAAAGTGTGCTGGGCCTTTGGATGTGGAACAGCTGATATCTTGGCTGCATTTGATGACGCCATAGCTGATGGAGTTGACGTAATATCCGTCTCCCTTGGAGGACCCCCTTTTCCTTTCTTCGATGATGTCATAGCCATCGGCTCGTTCCATGCGATGAAGAAAGGCATCGTAACAGCCAATTCTGCAGGCAATTCTGGTCCCTACCCTGGAACAGTGAGCAATGTTGCTCCTTGGACAATAACTGTTGCCGCGAGCACCATTAACAGGAAATTTATAGCCAAAGTTGCCCTGGGCAATGGACAGATCTTCATT GGGAACTCCATCAATCCATTCCCGCTCATGGGCACATATCCATTGATATATGGGGGAAGTGCTCCAAACATCTCAGCCGGTGAATCGGGTGATATCTCGAGGTACTGCTATCCTGGTGTTTTGAATTCCTACAAAACAGAGGGCAAGATCGTGCTTTGCGACGCCATTTGGGATGGCTCTGGTGTCTTGATGGCCAATGGTGTTGGAGTCATTATGAGCGACTCGGAGTACTCGGACTTTGCCTTCTCTTACCCATTACCAGCAACTCTGATCAGCGTGGAAGATGGTAAACAAATACTGGAATACATCCAGTCTACCAG CGATCCTTTTGCAACAATCCTGATGGGCGAGACAATAGAAGATGTCATGGCTCCAACTGTGGTCTCGTTCTCATCTAGAGGACCCAATTATGTCGTCCCCGACATTCTCAAG CCGGATCTGACCGCACCTGGCGTGGATATTCTCGCTTCCTGGTCTCCGGTAGCGCCACCTTCGATCTACTATGATGATCCATTGAGAGTAAACTATAACGTGATCTCCGGCACGTCCATGTCCTGTCCTCATGTTAGCGGCGCCGCTGCCTACATCAAATCGGTACACCCCAACTGGTCGCCTGCTGCCATCAAGTCTGCTCTCATGACAACCG CAATGGTCATGGATCCTAGGAAGAACACAGATGCCGAGTTTGCCTACGGCGCAGGCCACATCGACCCGATAAAGGCTCTGAATCCAGGATTGATCTTTGATGCGTCCGAGAAAGATTACGTGGACTTCCTCTGCAAGCAGGGCTACAACACAACCACTCTTAGGCTGGTCACCGGTGACAAAAGCACTTGTCCGAAGCCCACCACCATTGGGAAGGCTTGGAACCTCAACTACCCATCCTTTGCGCTATCTGTGATTGATGGGCAGAGAATTTGGGGGGTCTTTCCTCGGACGGTGACAAATGTGGGAACGCCCAGCTCGACGTACTACGCCTCTTGGTCCTCATCATATCCTTTGACGGTCACCATCACCCCTTCGGTCCTTTCCTTCTCCTCCCGTGGGGAGACCAAGTCCTTTACCGTTACGGTCAGTGGTGGAGCTATCTCGCAGCAGTTCATTTCTGGGTACATCGTATGGAAGGATGAGACGCATACTGTGAGGATGCCGCTCGTGGTCTTCACAATGCTTCCTCCCACCAATGATGAACTGATGGCTGCTCACGTGCGACGATCGTTTGATGGCTTGTCCAGGTACCGCAAGAATGGGAAGCTTGGTGCCCATTGA